From one Sulfurimonas sp. HSL-3221 genomic stretch:
- a CDS encoding peptide-binding protein, whose product MRIFYLLILPLYLAASTLHLATSSNPARLNPIIATDTASSEIAGFIFNGLVKFDKDGKEIIGDLAESYRFEDNRTVVFKLRRGVKWQDGAPFSSEDVVFTYNIINDPSVVSPYTSTFRMVESVTAPDAYTVKVRYKQPYFKALETWMMGILPAHLLKDEKNLMSSAFNLNPVGTGPYRLSKLEFSKQIELTAFDDYFEHRPKIDRIAFHVIPDPTTRFLMLKAGQIDLSGLEAMQYERQLNAAFFKQFRPIEEISHSYTYLGFNLRLKKFKDPRVRRALSLAIDRQAMVDILFMGHGRVCTGPFLPGGPAYNPEVPIPQPDLEAAKALLKAAGYDDAHPLTFEIATSNATPVRPYAAEIIQHQLSKIGVKVTLRIMEWQAFLNMVVFPREFETVLLGWALSLTPDPYLLWHSDNDKPGAFNFIGYHNREVDSLIERMQQTVERDRLSTIWQGMFKLITDDDPYLFLYIPDEIIVVDRRIHPIEPALEGIWHNYIDWEMAPE is encoded by the coding sequence ATGCGCATTTTTTACCTGCTGATCTTACCGCTGTACCTGGCCGCGTCGACCCTGCACCTGGCGACCTCTTCCAACCCCGCACGCCTGAACCCGATCATTGCGACGGATACGGCCAGCAGCGAGATCGCCGGCTTTATCTTCAACGGCCTGGTGAAGTTTGATAAAGACGGCAAGGAGATCATCGGCGATCTCGCCGAATCCTACCGTTTCGAGGATAACCGTACCGTCGTTTTCAAACTGCGACGCGGCGTCAAGTGGCAGGACGGCGCCCCTTTCAGTTCCGAGGATGTCGTTTTTACCTACAACATTATCAACGATCCCTCCGTTGTCTCCCCCTACACCTCGACCTTCCGGATGGTGGAGTCGGTCACGGCGCCCGATGCCTATACGGTGAAGGTGCGTTACAAACAGCCCTATTTCAAAGCGCTGGAGACCTGGATGATGGGGATTCTGCCCGCGCACCTGCTCAAGGATGAGAAGAATCTTATGAGTAGCGCGTTCAATCTGAACCCGGTCGGTACGGGGCCGTACCGCCTGAGCAAGCTTGAGTTTTCAAAGCAGATCGAACTGACGGCATTCGATGATTATTTTGAGCACCGTCCGAAGATCGACCGCATCGCTTTTCACGTCATTCCCGACCCGACAACGCGTTTTTTGATGCTCAAGGCGGGCCAGATCGATCTGAGCGGGCTTGAGGCGATGCAGTACGAGCGGCAGCTGAACGCGGCTTTTTTCAAGCAGTTCCGACCCATCGAAGAGATCTCGCACAGCTATACCTACCTGGGGTTCAACCTTCGGCTGAAGAAGTTCAAGGACCCGCGGGTACGCCGGGCGCTCTCCCTGGCCATTGACCGGCAGGCGATGGTCGATATCCTCTTTATGGGACACGGCAGGGTCTGTACGGGCCCTTTCCTGCCCGGCGGCCCCGCCTATAATCCCGAAGTGCCCATTCCGCAGCCGGACCTTGAAGCGGCCAAAGCACTGCTCAAAGCGGCGGGCTATGACGACGCCCATCCGCTCACCTTCGAAATCGCGACCTCCAACGCCACCCCGGTCCGCCCCTACGCGGCCGAGATCATCCAGCACCAGCTCTCCAAGATCGGGGTCAAGGTGACGCTGCGCATTATGGAGTGGCAGGCCTTTTTGAACATGGTCGTCTTCCCGCGGGAGTTCGAGACGGTCCTGCTGGGGTGGGCGCTCTCCCTGACCCCCGACCCCTACCTGCTGTGGCACTCCGATAACGACAAGCCTGGCGCCTTCAACTTTATCGGTTACCACAACCGTGAAGTGGACAGCCTGATCGAACGGATGCAGCAGACGGTGGAGCGGGACCGGCTTTCAACGATCTGGCAGGGGATGTTCAAACTGATCACCGATGACGATCCCTACCTCTTCCTCTACATTCCCGACGAGATTATCGTGGTCGACAGACGGATCCATCCGATCGAGCCGGCGCTGGAGGGAATCTGGCACAACTACATCGATTGGGAAATGGCACCGGAGTGA
- a CDS encoding HAD family hydrolase — MTILFDLDGTLIDSTEAILESFHRTFEVLGGEHPSDAEIKALIGHTLDDMYLRVGIAPEAVEAYVRTYKEHYRRISTLKTVLLPQAREAIEAASAVARLGIVTTKTGLYSRELMEHFGVMDAFEVLIGREDVTHAKPHPEPVLTALERMGGDPARSWLIGDTRLDAEAARRAGVSCVGVLSGYDNEEQLRLLTPFIEKNALEAVRYIANKGRNVTF, encoded by the coding sequence ATGACGATTCTTTTTGACCTGGACGGTACGCTGATCGATTCGACCGAAGCGATCCTCGAGAGCTTTCACCGCACTTTTGAGGTCCTGGGGGGCGAGCACCCTTCAGACGCCGAGATCAAGGCGCTGATCGGGCATACACTGGACGACATGTACCTGCGCGTCGGGATCGCCCCCGAGGCGGTAGAAGCGTATGTCCGGACCTACAAAGAGCACTACCGCCGCATCTCGACGCTTAAAACGGTGCTGCTGCCGCAGGCGCGCGAAGCGATCGAAGCCGCTTCGGCCGTCGCGCGGCTGGGGATCGTCACGACGAAGACCGGGCTCTACTCCCGGGAGCTGATGGAACATTTCGGGGTGATGGATGCCTTCGAGGTGCTGATCGGCCGGGAGGACGTGACCCACGCCAAACCGCACCCCGAACCGGTGTTGACGGCACTGGAGCGGATGGGGGGCGATCCGGCCCGCAGTTGGCTCATCGGAGACACCCGTCTGGATGCGGAAGCGGCACGCCGGGCCGGGGTGAGTTGCGTCGGTGTTTTAAGCGGATATGATAACGAAGAGCAATTACGCTTATTAACACCGTTTATAGAAAAAAATGCCCTCGAAGCGGTCCGATACATCGCAAACAAGGGGAGAAACGTAACGTTTTGA
- a CDS encoding pyruvate flavodoxin oxidoreductase subunit gamma, whose amino-acid sequence MLEIRWHSRAGQGAVTGAKGLADVVSTTGKHVQAFAFYGSAKRGAAMTAYNRVDDHEILNHEKYMNPDFVFVIDPALVYTTDVTINDKPETVYIITTHMSTEDLVASQPKLDGKKVYTVDCIKIAQETIGRAIPNTPMLGAFMKISGMYDIEFFKDSMKRILAKLPPKIVDANMDAIQRAYDEVK is encoded by the coding sequence ATGCTCGAAATCAGATGGCACAGCCGTGCGGGACAAGGTGCTGTAACCGGCGCCAAAGGACTGGCGGATGTTGTTTCCACGACCGGAAAGCATGTACAGGCCTTCGCCTTTTATGGCTCTGCGAAGCGCGGGGCGGCTATGACCGCCTATAACCGCGTTGACGACCATGAAATTCTTAATCATGAAAAATATATGAACCCCGATTTCGTCTTCGTTATCGACCCGGCATTGGTCTATACGACAGACGTGACAATCAACGACAAGCCGGAGACGGTCTACATCATTACAACCCATATGAGCACGGAAGACCTGGTGGCATCCCAGCCCAAGCTCGACGGGAAAAAAGTTTACACTGTCGACTGTATCAAGATCGCTCAGGAGACGATCGGCCGTGCGATTCCGAATACACCGATGCTCGGTGCTTTCATGAAGATTTCCGGCATGTACGACATTGAGTTTTTCAAGGACAGTATGAAACGCATTCTTGCCAAGCTGCCGCCGAAAATCGTTGATGCGAACATGGACGCGATCCAGCGTGCCTACGACGAAGTGAAATAA
- a CDS encoding 4Fe-4S dicluster-binding protein: protein MNNGWNDFEIGAMLRSFDGAVNDVATTLQEDRPYSKSNSFTASVADWRIEKPIFNKDYCIDCQFCWIYCPDISIISRDKKMVGVDYDHCKGCGICVEVCPTNPKSLLMFAEQEDEDKALAGWPEKEKKEN from the coding sequence ATGAACAACGGATGGAACGATTTTGAAATCGGCGCAATGCTGCGCTCGTTCGACGGTGCGGTCAATGATGTCGCTACGACGCTTCAGGAAGACCGCCCCTACTCCAAATCGAACTCCTTTACGGCGAGTGTCGCAGACTGGCGTATCGAAAAACCGATCTTTAACAAGGACTACTGTATCGACTGTCAGTTCTGTTGGATCTACTGCCCGGATATCTCCATTATTTCCCGGGACAAGAAGATGGTCGGCGTCGACTACGATCACTGCAAAGGCTGCGGTATCTGTGTCGAGGTATGCCCGACGAACCCGAAATCCCTGCTGATGTTTGCCGAGCAGGAAGATGAAGACAAAGCACTTGCCGGCTGGCCGGAAAAAGAGAAGAAGGAGAACTAA
- a CDS encoding 2-oxoacid:ferredoxin oxidoreductase subunit alpha: MADKMELRDVEVWDGNMAASQALRQVQIDVVAAYPITPSTPIVENYGNYLANGYIDGEFVMVESEHAAMSGCIGAAAAGGRVATATSSQGFALMVETLYQASGMRLPIILNVVNRALAAPLNVNGDHSDMYLGRDSGWIQFDAYNPQHAYDLNFIAFRVAEDHEIRLPAMVHQDGFLTSHTAQGVKTMDDDTAYNFVGEFKPMNDMLDLDHPVTHGVQTEEDWHFEHKARQHNDLMTKVFPKIEAAFDAFEKMTGRRYNIVETYKTEDADAVVVCMGTSVETAYEVADELRADGKKVGVIGIRVVRPWPHAQIAEALKGIKAIGALDRSSPNGTFGMLYNELAGTVVNSGEVKVLTNYVYGLGGRDLTKVHLREIYAELLANAEAGKPTTPLQQLIGVRGPKISFH; encoded by the coding sequence ATGGCAGATAAAATGGAACTGCGCGACGTCGAGGTCTGGGACGGTAACATGGCCGCCAGCCAGGCACTGCGCCAGGTACAGATCGACGTCGTCGCGGCGTACCCGATCACCCCTTCGACCCCGATTGTCGAGAACTACGGTAACTATCTGGCAAACGGCTACATCGACGGCGAGTTCGTCATGGTCGAGTCCGAGCACGCGGCGATGTCCGGCTGTATCGGTGCTGCCGCAGCGGGCGGCCGTGTCGCAACGGCGACCTCTTCCCAGGGCTTTGCCCTGATGGTCGAGACCCTTTACCAAGCATCCGGTATGCGTCTGCCGATTATCCTGAATGTCGTCAACCGTGCCCTGGCTGCACCGTTGAACGTCAACGGCGACCACTCCGATATGTACCTCGGACGCGACAGCGGCTGGATTCAGTTCGATGCGTATAACCCGCAGCACGCCTATGACCTCAACTTCATTGCTTTCCGCGTCGCGGAAGACCATGAGATCCGCCTGCCGGCAATGGTCCACCAGGACGGCTTCCTGACGTCGCATACGGCGCAGGGTGTCAAAACAATGGACGATGACACTGCTTATAACTTCGTCGGCGAATTCAAGCCGATGAACGATATGCTCGACCTCGATCACCCGGTCACGCACGGTGTCCAGACCGAAGAGGACTGGCACTTCGAGCACAAAGCGCGCCAGCACAATGACCTGATGACGAAGGTCTTCCCGAAGATCGAAGCTGCATTCGATGCGTTCGAAAAAATGACGGGCCGCCGCTATAACATCGTTGAAACGTACAAGACGGAAGATGCGGATGCGGTTGTCGTCTGTATGGGAACTTCCGTTGAAACGGCGTACGAAGTGGCCGATGAGCTGCGTGCCGATGGCAAGAAAGTCGGCGTAATCGGTATCCGTGTCGTCCGTCCGTGGCCGCACGCGCAGATCGCAGAGGCCCTCAAGGGGATCAAAGCGATCGGTGCCCTCGACCGCTCTTCACCGAACGGTACCTTCGGGATGCTCTACAACGAACTGGCCGGTACGGTCGTTAACAGCGGTGAAGTGAAAGTCCTGACGAACTACGTCTACGGCCTCGGCGGCCGTGACCTCACCAAAGTCCATCTGCGCGAAATCTACGCAGAGCTGCTTGCCAATGCGGAAGCCGGCAAGCCGACGACACCGCTGCAGCAGCTGATCGGGGTCCGCGGACCGAAGATCAGCTTCCACTAA
- a CDS encoding thiamine pyrophosphate-dependent enzyme, protein MSEMKKIKNLKEFSTSADRFEGANLLCPGCAHSIIVREVLNATNDDLILAASTGCLEVCTAVYPYTSWDASWIHIGFENGSTAVAGAEAMYKALKRKGRLKQPDREPKFVAFGGDGASYDIGFQWISGCFERGHNMMYVVLDNEVYANTGGQRSSSTPIGASTTTAPAGRVSYGEKMHKKNMMQIMAAHGSPYVAQVAPNKWKDMVKKIQTGFATEGPVFINAMSACTTEWKFLPEDTIAISDLATDSLVFPLYEIIGGTKLNITYRPKNVIPVKDYLGAQGRFKHLFKPENKHVLDEWQARVDRDWEYLQRREEASV, encoded by the coding sequence ATGAGCGAAATGAAAAAGATTAAAAACCTTAAAGAGTTTTCAACATCCGCGGACCGTTTCGAGGGGGCAAACCTCCTCTGTCCGGGGTGTGCGCACTCTATCATCGTCCGCGAAGTTCTCAACGCGACGAACGATGACCTGATCCTTGCGGCATCGACAGGCTGTCTGGAAGTTTGTACGGCGGTTTACCCCTATACGTCATGGGACGCTTCCTGGATCCATATCGGCTTCGAGAACGGCTCTACGGCTGTTGCGGGTGCCGAGGCGATGTACAAGGCTCTCAAACGCAAAGGGCGCCTGAAGCAGCCGGACCGCGAGCCGAAATTCGTTGCGTTCGGCGGCGACGGCGCCTCTTACGACATCGGTTTCCAGTGGATCTCCGGCTGTTTCGAACGCGGTCATAACATGATGTACGTCGTTCTCGACAACGAAGTCTACGCCAATACCGGCGGACAGCGCTCCTCTTCCACACCGATCGGTGCGAGCACAACGACAGCCCCGGCGGGTCGCGTCAGCTACGGCGAGAAGATGCACAAGAAAAACATGATGCAAATCATGGCGGCGCACGGCTCACCGTACGTTGCGCAGGTTGCACCGAACAAGTGGAAAGATATGGTCAAGAAGATCCAAACCGGTTTCGCGACCGAAGGCCCGGTCTTCATCAACGCCATGTCCGCCTGTACGACGGAGTGGAAGTTCCTTCCCGAAGATACGATTGCGATCTCCGATCTGGCGACGGACTCCCTGGTCTTCCCGCTCTACGAGATCATCGGCGGTACGAAGCTCAACATCACCTACCGTCCGAAAAATGTCATCCCGGTCAAGGACTATCTCGGTGCGCAGGGGCGCTTCAAGCACCTCTTCAAACCGGAGAACAAGCATGTCCTCGACGAGTGGCAAGCTCGTGTCGACCGCGACTGGGAATACCTCCAGCGCCGCGAAGAGGCCAGTGTCTAA
- the luxS gene encoding S-ribosylhomocysteine lyase: MPLLDSFTVDHTIMPAPAVRKAKGMKTPCGDAITVFDLRFCKPNEEIMPERGIHTLEHLFAGFMRDHLNGNNVEIIDVSPMGCRTGFYMSVIGTPEEVRVAEAWEASMKDVLGVEHQEDIPELNLYQCGTCKMHSLDEAKAIASGVLDKGVGVMDNDALKLDLSKVEKAVC; this comes from the coding sequence ATGCCTCTGCTTGACAGTTTTACAGTCGACCATACCATCATGCCGGCGCCGGCAGTGCGCAAGGCCAAAGGGATGAAGACACCCTGCGGGGATGCCATTACGGTCTTTGACCTTCGCTTTTGCAAACCGAACGAGGAGATCATGCCCGAGCGTGGGATCCATACGCTCGAACATCTCTTTGCCGGATTTATGCGCGACCACCTCAACGGCAACAACGTGGAGATCATCGATGTCTCCCCGATGGGGTGCCGTACCGGGTTCTACATGAGCGTGATCGGTACGCCGGAGGAGGTGCGTGTCGCCGAAGCCTGGGAAGCATCAATGAAGGACGTTCTCGGTGTCGAACACCAGGAAGATATCCCCGAACTCAACCTCTACCAATGCGGTACCTGTAAAATGCACTCCTTGGACGAAGCCAAGGCGATCGCGTCGGGCGTGCTGGACAAAGGGGTCGGCGTGATGGACAACGATGCGCTGAAACTGGACCTCTCCAAGGTTGAAAAGGCGGTCTGCTGA
- a CDS encoding YeiH family protein: MAFSKEKRKGTISGIIFVAIVAAAATYIAALAPVAKLGISPLVVGIVIGIFYANTLHNHFPEAWESGIVFSGKKILRFAIVFYGFRITFQQIAEVGIEGFMVSLIMLGSTFILGTWLGSKIFGLDRDTAMLTASGASVCGAAAVLATEPVLKAEEHKAAIAVSMVVLFGTIAMFLYPALYSAGVFDMTPREFGIYVGGTIHEVAQVVAVGGAYGTEASDAAVIVKMTRVIMIAPMLILLGIYLSYAAKKSGGEGGVIKLVIPWFAVYFVGMAGVNSLIHGYVHGGVSEAVAGLITTTIAYVNEIDTFLLTMAMTALGMGTRFAKFKGLGLKPIYAAGAMFVWLVVGGYFITKAVVATF; the protein is encoded by the coding sequence ATGGCTTTTTCCAAAGAGAAACGCAAAGGGACGATCAGCGGTATCATCTTTGTCGCGATCGTCGCCGCCGCCGCCACCTATATCGCGGCGCTGGCCCCGGTAGCGAAACTGGGGATATCTCCCTTGGTTGTGGGTATCGTGATCGGTATCTTCTACGCAAACACGCTGCATAACCATTTCCCGGAAGCGTGGGAGAGCGGGATTGTCTTCTCCGGTAAAAAAATCCTCCGTTTCGCTATTGTCTTTTACGGTTTCCGTATTACCTTCCAGCAGATCGCCGAGGTCGGTATCGAAGGGTTTATGGTCTCGCTGATCATGCTGGGCTCGACCTTTATCCTCGGGACTTGGCTCGGGAGCAAGATCTTCGGCCTTGACCGCGATACCGCTATGCTGACGGCATCCGGCGCCTCTGTCTGCGGTGCGGCTGCGGTCCTGGCGACGGAGCCGGTCCTCAAAGCCGAAGAGCACAAAGCGGCGATCGCCGTCTCCATGGTCGTCTTGTTCGGTACGATCGCGATGTTCCTCTACCCGGCACTCTACAGTGCAGGGGTCTTCGACATGACGCCGCGCGAATTCGGTATCTATGTCGGCGGCACGATCCACGAGGTTGCGCAGGTCGTCGCCGTCGGCGGTGCGTACGGCACCGAGGCGAGTGATGCGGCCGTTATCGTCAAAATGACCCGCGTTATCATGATCGCCCCGATGCTGATCCTGTTGGGGATCTACCTCTCCTACGCTGCGAAGAAAAGCGGCGGCGAGGGCGGTGTGATCAAGCTCGTCATCCCCTGGTTTGCCGTCTACTTCGTGGGGATGGCCGGTGTCAACTCCCTGATCCACGGCTACGTTCACGGCGGTGTGAGCGAAGCGGTCGCGGGGCTGATCACTACGACGATCGCTTATGTGAACGAGATCGATACGTTCCTGTTGACGATGGCCATGACGGCGCTCGGTATGGGAACGCGTTTCGCGAAGTTCAAAGGCCTCGGCCTCAAGCCGATCTACGCCGCCGGTGCGATGTTCGTCTGGCTTGTTGTCGGCGGTTACTTCATCACCAAAGCGGTCGTCGCTACGTTCTAG
- a CDS encoding M23 family metallopeptidase has protein sequence MRSSLLLLLLLCTLLPAAATEIANGQTAMISLAADDDARLFYRGKEIPLLQHPADPDQRIALIPVGYRTAPGEKQLHRLSPEGDELIPFRIIDGNYPSETLHVQPSKVKPNPEQQKRVSREYREAMAIYGRFTPQRFWSTPFALPMESNVTSVFGTARLFNGSLRSFHSGTDFRAKPGSPVAAVNDGVVVLAKERYYAGNSVLVDHGEGLYSCYYHLSRIDVKVGDSVAKGEPIGLSGSTGRVTGPHLHFAVMLQGVQVDPMQLLSTLNGLFRETKTAQLDTSRAADTE, from the coding sequence ATGCGGTCATCTCTTTTACTCCTGCTGCTGTTATGCACGCTGCTACCGGCAGCTGCGACAGAGATCGCCAACGGTCAGACCGCCATGATCAGCCTCGCCGCCGATGACGATGCGAGGCTTTTCTACCGGGGGAAAGAGATCCCGCTGCTGCAGCATCCGGCCGATCCCGATCAACGCATTGCCCTTATTCCCGTCGGGTACCGCACGGCACCGGGAGAAAAGCAGTTGCACCGTCTCAGCCCGGAAGGGGACGAACTGATCCCTTTCCGCATCATTGACGGCAACTACCCCTCCGAAACCCTTCATGTCCAGCCCTCCAAGGTCAAACCGAATCCCGAACAGCAGAAACGCGTCTCGAGAGAGTACCGTGAGGCGATGGCGATCTACGGCCGCTTTACGCCGCAGCGCTTCTGGTCTACGCCCTTTGCCCTTCCGATGGAGAGCAACGTTACAAGTGTTTTCGGCACGGCAAGGCTCTTCAACGGCAGCCTCAGGAGCTTTCATTCCGGCACCGATTTCCGGGCCAAGCCCGGCTCCCCCGTCGCTGCCGTCAACGACGGCGTGGTCGTACTCGCCAAAGAGCGCTATTACGCCGGGAACTCCGTGCTTGTCGACCACGGGGAGGGGCTTTACAGCTGCTACTACCACCTCAGCCGTATCGACGTCAAGGTCGGCGACAGCGTCGCCAAAGGAGAACCGATCGGCCTCAGCGGCAGTACCGGCCGCGTGACCGGTCCGCATCTGCATTTTGCCGTGATGCTGCAGGGCGTCCAGGTCGACCCGATGCAGCTGCTCTCAACACTCAACGGTCTTTTCCGGGAGACCAAAACAGCGCAGCTAGATACGTCACGCGCAGCGGACACCGAATAA
- a CDS encoding DUF4395 domain-containing protein — MAAACPVALIKIDENLVRLQAFLVVIAVAAFLWSGSFWLLALLVYDFAIRVLGAPKGSPFFLTSRAVVKRLPVSAKPVDAGPKKFAAKIGLVFVITALLLAVGGYVEAATWLMTVMALFALLEAACGFCVGCKLYTLCLPLFSRQ; from the coding sequence ATGGCTGCTGCATGCCCCGTGGCACTGATAAAAATAGATGAGAACCTGGTAAGACTGCAGGCGTTTCTAGTGGTAATAGCTGTCGCCGCATTTTTGTGGAGCGGCTCGTTCTGGCTGCTGGCGCTGCTGGTGTATGATTTCGCGATACGCGTTCTGGGGGCACCGAAGGGGAGCCCTTTCTTCCTGACAAGCCGGGCGGTCGTGAAACGATTGCCTGTCTCGGCGAAGCCGGTAGATGCGGGGCCGAAGAAATTCGCGGCGAAGATCGGATTGGTTTTCGTCATCACGGCCCTGCTGCTTGCGGTGGGAGGTTACGTTGAGGCTGCGACATGGCTGATGACTGTCATGGCGCTTTTTGCGTTGCTGGAAGCCGCCTGCGGCTTTTGTGTGGGGTGTAAACTCTATACGCTCTGTCTGCCGCTCTTTTCGCGGCAGTAG
- a CDS encoding DUF882 domain-containing protein — translation MAFEQTMDRRAFLKLGGAAALAAALPNTLFGSTADAYEKTLSFYNIHTGESLKTTFWAEGSFIPESLVDINKILRDYRTGTEIAMDPELLDLLYAIRTKLDSKEAFHIISGYRSPKTNAMLHNNTSGVAKKSLHMLGKAMDINLPGTQLSMLRKAAVSEKVGGVGFYPDSHFVHVDSGRVRYW, via the coding sequence ATGGCGTTTGAACAGACAATGGATCGCAGAGCGTTTTTGAAACTGGGCGGGGCGGCGGCCCTGGCGGCCGCCCTTCCGAATACACTGTTCGGCAGTACAGCCGACGCGTATGAGAAAACGCTCTCTTTCTACAACATTCATACGGGTGAAAGCCTCAAAACCACTTTTTGGGCCGAAGGCAGTTTTATCCCGGAATCCCTCGTCGATATCAATAAGATCCTCAGGGACTACCGGACGGGCACGGAGATAGCAATGGACCCTGAACTTCTTGACCTGCTCTACGCCATCCGTACCAAACTCGACAGCAAAGAAGCCTTTCACATCATTTCAGGCTACCGCTCGCCGAAGACCAATGCCATGCTGCACAACAACACTTCCGGCGTCGCGAAAAAAAGCCTCCATATGCTTGGCAAAGCGATGGACATCAACCTGCCCGGTACGCAGCTCTCCATGCTCCGCAAAGCCGCCGTCAGTGAAAAAGTCGGCGGGGTCGGCTTTTATCCCGATTCCCACTTCGTCCACGTCGACAGCGGCCGCGTCCGCTACTGGTAA
- a CDS encoding L,D-transpeptidase family protein, producing MITVLKAWLLIGTQIIALESTEEANRTQPVAVAAGPVAALIRSVADENVTARAEMPALATAAKRFYAARGFAPFWSRDSRLLPGADMLWLMIDGIADEGLDPNTPAYHLTEIQSLRQEEGNATLQLAQLDVLLTDAFFSLGHDLHYGQAYGADLNATHEFDNSLLEPAALLTEHVAQGGVQDVLLSVAPNHIGYQRLRTALAEYRRIADAGGWSTHAADYADDANVYRRLAMTGDLVDPPSEDEAEETERLRDAVKRFQRRHGITADGIVGPVTSAKMAQSPSVLMKKIRLNMERWKWLPPHNGGPYIIVNIPGFTLEVMQDDEPLLTMRAIVGRRERETPTFASMMRYIVLNPYWRVPATILNEDLIPKLQTDPHYLAVKHIKLFAADDADESHPIDPRTIDWMQWQQSDTNRYTFREDPGAKNPLGYVKFLFQNPYDIYIHDTPSQSLFKNGNGTHSSGCIRVRKPMELAHYLLSLDDPDITYKALLTQLLTGENRWVRLTTPVPVYITYQTARVDEEGVVYFYDDIYKYDRKLSHYLKKY from the coding sequence GTGATCACTGTTCTGAAGGCGTGGCTGCTCATTGGCACACAAATTATTGCCCTTGAAAGTACAGAGGAGGCCAACCGTACGCAACCCGTAGCGGTCGCTGCTGGCCCCGTCGCCGCGCTAATCCGCAGCGTGGCGGATGAAAACGTCACCGCCAGAGCGGAGATGCCGGCGCTGGCGACCGCAGCAAAGCGTTTTTATGCCGCACGCGGCTTCGCGCCCTTCTGGAGCCGCGACAGCCGTCTCCTTCCCGGCGCGGACATGCTCTGGCTCATGATCGACGGCATCGCGGACGAAGGGCTCGACCCCAATACGCCCGCCTACCATTTAACCGAAATCCAATCCCTCCGCCAGGAGGAGGGGAATGCAACGCTACAGCTTGCACAGCTTGACGTGCTGCTTACCGATGCTTTTTTTTCACTCGGACACGATCTGCATTACGGCCAGGCCTACGGCGCGGATCTCAATGCCACCCACGAATTCGACAATTCGCTCCTCGAACCTGCCGCCCTCCTGACGGAGCACGTTGCGCAGGGCGGCGTACAGGATGTCCTGCTCTCAGTCGCACCGAACCACATCGGTTATCAGCGGCTGCGTACGGCCCTCGCCGAGTATCGGCGGATCGCCGACGCGGGAGGCTGGAGTACCCATGCCGCAGACTACGCCGACGACGCCAATGTCTACCGCCGTCTCGCCATGACCGGCGACCTGGTCGATCCCCCCTCCGAAGACGAAGCGGAGGAGACGGAGCGGCTGCGCGATGCCGTCAAACGTTTCCAGCGTCGCCACGGCATCACGGCAGACGGCATCGTTGGTCCGGTCACATCGGCTAAGATGGCCCAGTCCCCGTCAGTGCTCATGAAGAAGATCCGCCTCAATATGGAGCGGTGGAAATGGCTGCCGCCCCACAACGGCGGTCCCTATATCATCGTCAATATCCCCGGTTTCACCCTGGAAGTCATGCAGGACGATGAACCGCTGCTGACCATGCGGGCGATCGTCGGACGCCGCGAACGCGAGACCCCCACCTTCGCTTCCATGATGCGCTACATCGTCCTCAACCCCTATTGGCGCGTGCCGGCAACGATCCTCAACGAAGACCTTATTCCGAAACTTCAAACCGATCCCCACTACCTGGCCGTAAAACACATCAAGCTTTTCGCCGCCGACGACGCCGACGAGAGCCACCCCATCGACCCCCGGACCATCGACTGGATGCAGTGGCAGCAGAGCGATACCAATCGCTATACCTTCCGCGAAGACCCCGGCGCAAAAAACCCGCTGGGTTACGTCAAGTTCCTCTTTCAGAACCCCTACGATATCTATATCCACGATACGCCTTCACAATCGCTCTTTAAAAACGGCAACGGTACCCATAGCTCCGGCTGCATCCGGGTCAGAAAGCCGATGGAGCTGGCCCATTACCTTCTCTCACTCGATGATCCGGATATCACTTACAAAGCACTCCTGACACAGCTGTTGACAGGCGAAAACCGCTGGGTCCGTCTCACCACTCCCGTCCCCGTCTATATCACCTACCAGACCGCGCGCGTCGATGAAGAGGGCGTGGTCTATTTCTACGACGACATCTACAAGTACGATCGAAAACTCAGTCATTATCTTAAGAAATACTAA